The DNA region GCAAGCCAACGCTTTACAAGAATCAGGGGTGAACGCTTCAGTATTGGATATAGAGAAGTGCACGGTCGAAAAAATCACTGCTGCAATAGAAGGCTGCGATGCCGTTGTTTGGACGGCATGCTCTGGCGGTATAGCAATGGATAGAATCTTTACAATGGACTTAGATGGCGCCATTAAGGCCATAGAGGCCAcccaaaaagccaaaatccAGCGGTTTATTATGGTTTCTGCAATCAACGTGGATAACAGGGATGCATGGTGGCATactgctttgaaaaataaCTTTATTGCAAAGAGAACCGCCGATCGCATATTGCAAACGTCGGGACTTCAATACACTATCTTAAGACCCGGTTCGCTACACTCAGAGCAGGGAACA from Lachancea thermotolerans CBS 6340 chromosome C complete sequence includes:
- a CDS encoding uncharacterized protein (similar to uniprot|Q04304 Saccharomyces cerevisiae YMR090W Hypothetical ORF), encoding MKVAVFGGAGRVGKILCLALRDNEAFEPLAVVRSGEQANALQESGVNASVLDIEKCTVEKITAAIEGCDAVVWTACSGGIAMDRIFTMDLDGAIKAIEATQKAKIQRFIMVSAINVDNRDAWWHTALKNNFIAKRTADRILQTSGLQYTILRPGSLHSEQGTGKLCSLDSLEQKKPCHYLIEREDVASFIVLALTHPEKTTYKTIPLANGELPMQGFLYVV